A section of the Oryzias latipes chromosome 10, ASM223467v1 genome encodes:
- the LOC101154959 gene encoding glyoxylate reductase/hydroxypyruvate reductase: MKAAAKLMKVFITRRIPQEGMKILAAAEGCEVSQWDSDEPVPRSELLKGVQGAHGLLCLLSDKIDQEVLDAAGPNLKVISTMSVGFDHLVLSEIKKRGIRVGYTPDVLTDATAELTVALLLATSRRLPEGVEEVKSGGWSSWKPLWLCGYGLSGSTVGIIGLGRIGMAIAQRLLPFGVKRLLYSGRTAKSYAAEVNGEFVPLDTLTSESDFIVVSCSLTPETQGLCDKAFFSKMKKNAIFINSSRGAVVNQEDLYDALSSGQIAAAGLDVTTPEPLPTNHPLLTLKNCVVLPHIGSATYSTRGVMSALAAQNLLGGLQGSDMPSELTL; encoded by the exons ATGAAAGCAGCGGCTAAACTCATGAAGGTGTTCATAACCAGACGAATCCCACAAGAGGGGATGAAAATCCTGGCAGCAGCAGAAGG atGTGAAGTGTCTCAGTGGGACTCAGATGAACCAGTACCGCGATCAGAGCTCCTCAAAGGAGTTCAAGGAGCTCACGGTCTTCTGTGTTTGCTGTCAGACAAGATCGACCAGGAGGTTTTGGATGCTGCAG GGCCAAACTTGAAAGTAATCAGCACCATGTCTGTGGGATTTGACCACTTGGTCCTTAGTGAGATCAAAAAACG AGGCATACGTGTCGGATACACTCCGGATGTCCTGACGGACGCCACTGCTGAGCTGACCGTTGCTCTGCTGTTGGCCACATCTCGCAGATTACCGGAAGGTGTGGAAGAGGTTAAAAG TGGTGGCTGGAGCTCATGGAAGCCTCTCTGGTTGTGCGGTTATGGTCTGTCTGGCAGCACAGTGGGGATCATTGGACTCGGACGCATTG GAATGGCCATAGCTCAAAGGCTTCTGCCCTTTGGGGTGAAGAGGCTGCTGTACTCTGGGAGAACAGCCAAAAGCTACGCTGCAGAGGTGAATGGAGAGTTTG TTCCACTGGACACACTTACATCTGAAAGTGACTTTATAGTTGTTTCCTGCTCGCTTACACCAGAAACCCAGGGCCTGTGTGACAAGGCCTTCTTTagcaagatgaaaaaaaacgcAATCTTCATCAACTCCAGCAG GGGAGCTGTAGTAAACCAGGAGGATCTGTACGACGCTTTGAGCAGCGGTCAGATTGCCGCAGCTGGACTGGACGTAACAACACCCGAGCCTCTTCCAACAAACCACCCACTTCTAACATTAAAAAACTGTG TGGTTTTACCACACATAGGAAGTGCCACCTACTCCACCAGAGGCGTCATGTCAGCGTTGGCGGCTCAAAACCTGTTGGGAGGTTTGCAGGGGTCAGACATGCCCAGTGAACTGACCctatag
- the LOC105354952 gene encoding zinc finger and BTB domain-containing protein 5, translating into MDFPGHFQHIFSQLNHQRLHAQLCDCIVVVGDQTFRAHRSILAACSSHFRALISSCDSADGGSEADTSAGNRDPCVMALDPEVVTPEAFSILLDMIYTSTLSLEASSAMDVLLAASHLHLNTVVKACKLHLSRKNFPTSAPKGWRSVKKQCQCPCSQAAAGSQQLIILDLDDEEEGEEVSQSGGDKESCGSREQSLETSLRQKRKSEDRPNDRKRFHRLPGANYKERSPTVTRSTEEKRGEETSSQDSPPKSNGIWGNQGFDEDEEKYEAMKGESEEVQLPTQSDSTTGGTLWGNSEDMDGNPVVKVKVGKEEEEEELKMQILEVKKENVSAYSSDPETLPNNSLPSPLHDCTNHTDVHLNDEKVSMCGHAGGDLPSLHTDGQTDAQRQVGDLGEVSVDGEGLDSLSELAFSCFLNPSSEMDSLEEEEDSLASLTAVATAAAAASDAPTADEQEEKLEETGEPSTQPSDSSSLVFPVTNVPLQQFLQPTQNTGFSDTIILQPTQNSFTGFLSGIGSGLSLENAVVQPARSGKSSGTTFRRIAPKVPPGSESVTEPAGEAADRPTLTKASEDVLSKCKKAAAEDHVLLVEGEKKYACKICCKTFMNLTDCKKHIRVHTGEKPYPCQKCGKRFSQSSHLYKHSKNTCLNWKEGPSFADTLL; encoded by the coding sequence atgGACTTCCCAGGTCATTTCCAGCATATTTTCAGTCAGCTCAACCACCAGCGCCTCCACGCTCAGCTCTGTGACTGTATTGTGGTGGTCGGAGATCAGACCTTTCGAGCTCACCGCTCTATCCTGGCTGCCTGCAGCTCTCACTTCAGGGCTCTCATCAGTTCCTGTGACAGTGCCGACGGAGGATCAGAAGCAGACACATCTGCTGGAAACAGAGATCCCTGTGTGATGGCGCTGGACCCAGAGGTTGTGACCCCCGAGGCCTTTTCAATCCTCCTGGACATGATTTACACCTCAACTCTTTCTCTAGAAGCCTCCAGCGCCATGGATGTTTTGCTGGCCGCGTCACACTTGCATCTCAACACTGTGGTCAAAGCCTGCAAGCTCCACCTTTCCAGGAAAAACTTCCCAACATCAGCACCGAAGGGTTGGAGGTCGGTGAAGAAGCAGTGCCAGTGTCCGTGTTCGCAAGCAGCAGCCGGCTCCCAGCAGCTGATCATATTAGACCTggatgatgaagaagagggagAGGAGGTGAGTCAGTCAGGCGGAGACAAAGAGAGCTGTGGGAGCAGAGAGCAGAGTCTGGAAACGTCTTTGAGACAGAAGAGAAAATCAGAGGACAGGCCCAACGACAGGAAGAGATTCCATCGACTGCCTGGAGCAAACTATAAGGAGCGTTCGCCTACTGTGACCAGGAGCACTGAGgaaaaaagaggagaggagaCATCATCCCAAGATAGCCCCCCAAAAAGCAACGGAATCTGGGGAAACCAAGGTTTCGATGAAGACGAGGAGAAATATGAAGCAATGAAAGGAGAGTCGGAGGAGGTCCAGCTGCCAACACAGTCAGACAGCACCACAGGAGGCACATTGTGGGGGAATAGTGAGGATATGGATGGAAACCCAGTGGTCAAAGTAAAGGTgggaaaagaggaggaggaggaggagctcaaAATGCAAATACTGGAGGTGAAGAAGGAAAACGTGAGCGCGTACTCCTCTGATCCAGAAACGTTGCCAAACAATTCCCTTCCATCCCCCCTGCATGACTGCACAAATCATACGGATGTGCATCTAAATGATGAGAAAGTGTCAATGTGTGGACATGCAGGAGGGGATTTACCATCCCTGCACACCGATGGTCAGACAGATGCACAAAGGCAGGTGGGGGATTTGGGTGAAGTCTCAGTGGATGGAGAAGGTCTGGATAGCCTCTCTGAGCTTGCTTTTTCCTGCTTCCTCAATCCCAGCAGTGAGATGGACtctctggaggaggaggaggatagTCTAGCCAGCCTCACAGCGGTCGCAACTGCGGCTGCAGCTGCCAGTGATGCTCCGACGGCAGATGAGCAGGAAGAGAAGTTGGAGGAAACAGGCGAGCCCTCAACCCAGCCCTCCGATTCTTCATCTCTGGTTTTTCCAGTCACAAACGTTCCCTTGCAGCAGTTTCTGCAGCCGACTCAAAACACAGGGTTTAGTGACACGATCATCCTCCAACCCACCCAGAACTCATTCACGGGGTTCTTGAGTGGGATCGGATCAGGCCTCAGCCTGGAGAACGCTGTCGTTCAACCTGCAAGATCCGGAAAGAGCTCTGGCACAACGTTTCGCCGCATCGCTCCCAAAGTTCCTCCAGGGTCAGAGTCGGTCACCGAGCCAGCCGGGGAGGCGGCAGATCGGCCCACCCTGACCAAAGCTTCAGAGGACGTTCTGTCCAAGTGTAAAAAAGCTGCTGCCGAGGACCATGTGTTGCTGGTGGAGGGGGAGAAGAAATACGCCTGCAAAATCTGCTGCAAGACCTTCATGAACTTGACCGACTGCAAGAAGCACATTCGCGTCCACACGGGGGAAAAGCCGTATCCTTGTCAGAAATGTGGCAAGCGCTTCAGCCAGTCCTCCCACCTCTATAAGCACTCGAAGAACACCTGCTTAAACTGGAAAGAGGGGCCGTCTTTCGCAGACACGCTGCTCTGA
- the tomm5 gene encoding mitochondrial import receptor subunit TOM5 homolog has protein sequence MFKLEGLGPKMDPEEMKKKMREDVISSVRNFLLYVALLRAAPYVLKKLDSI, from the exons atgtttaaaCTTGAAGGACTCGGTCCGAAAATGGACCCAGaggagatgaaaaagaaaatgcgaGAAGACGTCATTTCCTCTGTACGGAACTTTCTTCTTTACGTCGCTCTGCTCAGAGCCG cccCATATGTGCTAAAGAAGCTGGACAGCATATGA